In Rhodococcus sp. OK302, one genomic interval encodes:
- a CDS encoding HNH endonuclease signature motif containing protein: MDSRETWQLDGEGLKTEVLDLVRARHGLQSRLVHLVVEMFTRDALPDTGFRAITQWLHRSTNLEIGECSQLVSLARLFMLEPVVAQSFHDGDIDMQKARQVAQFCQHPPKNMHIADVEKAREILLDLASKKVSDCDAVRAAIRRIEKQYGNRDDGVPVGEDSERNEFYASKGLYGRVSVKGDLDAVNGARLIALLSGLSKPTPEIDGVKDLRTPALRRADGFCEMLRRFEMAGLGPVEGGVKPHLTITATAKDLTDLKALKDLLPSTEELGHASSNWAGPISLDSARMLACDCMVTRILLDQNGVPINHGLDERTATVPQRRALAVRDGGCAFPGCGTPPGWCDAHHIFHWMDSGPTDFDNLILLCGHHHRLLHDTEWSVEIGGDRRTRFYPPMSVDPYQVPIPGNSPPTAA, from the coding sequence ATGGACAGTCGGGAAACGTGGCAGTTGGACGGTGAAGGACTCAAAACGGAGGTCCTCGACCTCGTTCGCGCCCGCCACGGCCTGCAATCGCGCCTGGTGCACCTCGTTGTCGAGATGTTCACTCGTGATGCTCTCCCGGATACGGGCTTTCGGGCTATCACCCAGTGGTTGCACCGGTCCACCAATCTCGAGATCGGTGAATGCAGTCAACTGGTCTCGCTTGCACGGTTATTCATGCTCGAACCTGTAGTCGCACAGTCCTTTCACGATGGTGACATCGATATGCAGAAGGCCCGTCAGGTGGCACAGTTCTGCCAGCACCCACCCAAGAACATGCATATCGCGGACGTCGAGAAGGCGCGGGAAATCCTGCTGGACCTGGCCTCGAAGAAGGTTTCCGACTGCGACGCCGTCCGGGCGGCGATCCGGCGCATCGAAAAGCAGTACGGTAACCGTGACGACGGCGTCCCTGTCGGGGAGGATTCCGAGCGCAACGAGTTCTATGCCTCGAAAGGTTTGTACGGCCGTGTCAGCGTCAAGGGTGACCTCGATGCCGTCAACGGCGCCCGGTTGATCGCCCTGCTGTCCGGACTTTCCAAGCCGACACCCGAAATTGACGGTGTGAAAGATCTTCGTACTCCGGCACTTCGACGTGCCGACGGTTTCTGCGAGATGTTGCGCCGCTTTGAGATGGCCGGCCTCGGGCCCGTCGAAGGTGGCGTCAAACCGCACCTGACGATCACCGCTACCGCGAAAGACCTCACGGACCTGAAGGCATTGAAAGACCTGTTGCCGTCCACTGAGGAACTCGGTCATGCGAGCAGCAACTGGGCCGGGCCTATCAGCCTCGACAGTGCCCGCATGCTTGCCTGCGATTGTATGGTCACCCGAATCCTGCTCGACCAGAACGGTGTTCCGATCAATCACGGGCTCGACGAGCGAACCGCGACGGTCCCGCAGCGGCGAGCCTTGGCGGTCAGGGATGGGGGATGCGCGTTTCCTGGCTGCGGAACCCCGCCCGGATGGTGCGATGCCCACCATATTTTTCATTGGATGGACAGTGGTCCAACGGATTTCGACAACCTCATACTTTTGTGCGGTCATCATCATCGGTTGCTGCACGATACCGAGTGGAGTGTCGAGATCGGGGGCGATCGGAGAACCCGGTTCTATCCACCGATGTCGGTGGATCCGTATCAGGTTCCGATACCGGGGAACAGTCCACCGACAGCAGCTTGA
- a CDS encoding carboxymuconolactone decarboxylase family protein gives MNPRIQPGRFKQLGPINWGIWRVLSKAAGAPDAHLFSTLGLAGGLFRGWLHYSGSLMPGGKISRHDTELIILRVAHLRECQYEMDHHIRLGRKAGIDAPELARILEGPNASELSSRHRAILTAVDELVASKDITDTTWNALSQHFDDRRLIEFTLLVTQYDGLATTIGTLRVQRDFS, from the coding sequence ATGAATCCCCGTATCCAGCCTGGCCGATTCAAACAACTGGGCCCGATCAACTGGGGAATCTGGCGGGTCCTCTCCAAAGCGGCCGGCGCACCCGACGCTCATTTGTTCAGCACACTCGGTCTCGCAGGCGGACTGTTCCGTGGCTGGCTGCACTATTCCGGATCACTGATGCCCGGCGGCAAGATCTCACGCCACGACACCGAATTGATCATCCTGCGCGTCGCCCATCTACGCGAGTGCCAGTACGAGATGGATCATCACATCAGGCTCGGCCGCAAGGCTGGAATCGACGCCCCGGAACTTGCCCGAATCTTGGAGGGACCGAACGCTTCCGAGTTGAGTTCTCGTCACCGTGCAATCTTGACTGCGGTAGACGAGTTGGTCGCCTCCAAGGACATTACCGACACAACGTGGAATGCGTTGTCCCAGCATTTCGACGACCGTCGACTCATCGAATTCACCTTGCTGGTAACACAATACGACGGACTGGCGACCACCATTGGAACCTTGCGGGTTCAGAGAGACTTTTCGTAG
- a CDS encoding MFS transporter, with translation MGDPSRRGFISVLSVLLATGWAANHFASLIPVLRAHEGLSHAVLDGVFGIYALGLLPGLLTGGALSDCVGRAAVVLPGALVASLGTVILLLWHNASGLMAGRLVVGIGAGLAIGAGTAWAADLRGKAGTVMAGVVLTSGFALGPLFSGLMAQYFSFPLATPFVVSAVLSVCSVAAAATWSRTTTSAVALPPPPDGERSARSALIWALPLAPWVFASATVSFVTMSARLGDRYSGPLLPGFAAALTLGAGIVVQTVARHRNWGRQAGTVGAALAATGYCLVAVGGAHPSLLLFIVCAITLGTAYGLCLRSGLLDLETLAPPAARGALTGIFYVGTYLGFGLPVLLVVLDPTMGPSLPMLILAAVAAAVAVVRFRALSVESPTEAAARC, from the coding sequence ATGGGCGATCCATCCCGTCGCGGGTTCATCTCGGTACTGTCCGTACTTCTCGCGACGGGTTGGGCCGCCAACCACTTTGCCTCCCTCATTCCCGTACTACGGGCACACGAGGGACTTTCACACGCAGTACTCGACGGCGTATTCGGTATCTACGCGCTTGGTCTGCTCCCCGGTTTGTTGACCGGCGGGGCACTCTCCGACTGTGTCGGCCGAGCCGCTGTCGTATTACCCGGAGCTCTGGTTGCATCTCTGGGCACCGTCATTCTTCTGCTGTGGCACAACGCTTCCGGGCTGATGGCCGGTCGATTGGTCGTCGGCATCGGCGCCGGATTGGCGATCGGTGCCGGTACCGCGTGGGCCGCCGATCTGCGAGGTAAAGCCGGAACCGTCATGGCCGGAGTGGTTCTCACCTCGGGATTTGCCTTGGGTCCCTTGTTCTCCGGTCTGATGGCGCAGTACTTCTCCTTCCCGTTGGCGACGCCGTTTGTCGTATCGGCAGTCCTGTCGGTCTGCTCAGTTGCCGCCGCTGCGACGTGGAGCCGAACCACAACTTCCGCCGTAGCCCTTCCCCCACCGCCCGATGGTGAACGCTCGGCGCGATCAGCGTTGATCTGGGCATTACCCTTGGCGCCCTGGGTTTTTGCGAGCGCAACCGTGTCATTTGTGACGATGTCCGCTCGCCTCGGTGACCGCTACTCCGGCCCCCTGCTTCCCGGATTTGCCGCAGCACTCACCCTGGGTGCCGGCATCGTCGTTCAAACTGTTGCGCGTCATCGCAATTGGGGCCGGCAAGCCGGAACCGTCGGCGCCGCACTCGCCGCTACCGGGTATTGCCTTGTCGCAGTCGGCGGCGCCCACCCGTCGCTGCTCCTGTTCATCGTCTGCGCAATAACTCTCGGAACCGCCTACGGACTGTGCCTGCGTTCCGGACTCCTGGACCTCGAAACTTTGGCGCCTCCCGCTGCCCGGGGAGCATTGACGGGCATCTTCTACGTCGGCACCTACCTCGGCTTCGGCCTACCGGTATTGCTGGTCGTCCTAGACCCCACGATGGGTCCGTCACTGCCCATGCTGATCCTCGCGGCAGTGGCAGCAGCCGTTGCCGTGGTCCGATTTCGCGCACTCTCGGTGGAGTCTCCCACCGAAGCCGCGGCACGGTGTTAG
- a CDS encoding LLM class flavin-dependent oxidoreductase: MSVPLSILDLAHIGANETAKDSFDASVTLAQRAEEWGYKRIWYAEHHNMGSIASSATSVLISHVAAHTSKIRLGAGGIMLPNHAPLTIAEQFGTLETLHPGRIDLGLGRAPGSDQKTMQALRRDPSSSDSFPQDVLELQGYLGDTSRVPGINAIPGKGTHVPLYILGSSLFGAKLAAMLGLPYAFASHFAPNALRDAVSIYRREFKPSAQLAEPYVIAGVNVIAADTTEQAQQDFLASKRTRVSLLLGRGRTFTDDEADMLLDSPAGQQVLQMARYSAVGTPSEVRAYLDEFTEHAQADELITVSTGTNREAWLRTFELLADVSNLVPA, translated from the coding sequence ATGTCAGTCCCCCTCTCCATCCTCGATCTCGCGCACATCGGCGCGAACGAGACCGCCAAAGACAGCTTCGACGCCAGTGTGACGTTGGCCCAGCGAGCCGAGGAGTGGGGTTACAAGCGTATTTGGTACGCCGAGCACCACAACATGGGCTCCATCGCGTCGTCGGCCACGAGCGTCCTGATCAGCCACGTTGCTGCTCACACGTCCAAGATTCGCCTCGGTGCGGGCGGCATCATGCTCCCCAACCACGCACCGCTCACCATCGCCGAACAGTTCGGCACCCTCGAAACCCTGCATCCCGGACGCATCGACCTCGGACTGGGCCGCGCACCGGGCAGCGACCAGAAGACGATGCAAGCCTTGCGCCGCGATCCGAGTTCCTCGGACAGCTTCCCGCAGGACGTCCTCGAACTTCAGGGCTACCTGGGCGACACATCACGAGTCCCCGGCATCAACGCCATCCCCGGCAAGGGCACCCACGTTCCCCTCTACATCCTGGGTTCGTCCCTGTTCGGCGCCAAGCTCGCGGCAATGCTGGGCCTCCCCTACGCCTTCGCTTCGCACTTCGCGCCCAATGCGCTTCGCGACGCGGTATCGATCTACCGCCGCGAGTTCAAACCGTCGGCGCAATTGGCCGAGCCGTATGTGATCGCCGGCGTCAATGTCATTGCCGCCGACACCACCGAGCAGGCGCAACAGGATTTCCTCGCCTCGAAGCGCACCCGCGTCAGCCTGCTCCTCGGGCGCGGCCGCACCTTCACCGACGACGAAGCCGACATGCTGCTGGACTCTCCCGCCGGCCAGCAGGTTCTGCAGATGGCCCGGTACAGCGCCGTCGGAACGCCATCCGAAGTTCGGGCCTACCTCGACGAATTCACCGAGCACGCCCAGGCCGACGAACTGATCACCGTATCCACCGGCACCAACCGCGAAGCCTGGCTGCGCACCTTCGAACTACTCGCCGACGTCAGCAATCTGGTGCCCGCCTAA
- a CDS encoding GntR family transcriptional regulator, translating to MSATGIGDPSGESLRDQVYVSIRADLLSGKIAPNQRLGEERLAHAYGVSRTPVREALARLQSDGLVQRGDHGLYPYRPRVDELGGLYELRILLELQGLRRILEDDTLRHDRDILEPELDRWYALRAHIFEPHSDFVTLDEGFHIAVLASAGNPALVDALVTVNAKIRPVRMFDHLTPGRLEISVEEHILIAELILDNQLTAACDKLRAHIDESKVLVVERAHQALAMAGLASAVRN from the coding sequence ATGTCCGCCACCGGAATCGGCGATCCGTCCGGGGAATCCCTACGAGACCAGGTGTACGTATCGATCCGGGCGGACCTGCTGTCCGGGAAGATCGCGCCCAACCAACGACTCGGCGAAGAGCGTCTGGCTCACGCGTACGGCGTATCGAGAACCCCGGTACGAGAAGCCCTCGCACGATTGCAGTCCGACGGGCTGGTCCAACGCGGAGATCACGGTTTGTATCCGTACCGGCCACGCGTCGACGAACTCGGCGGACTGTACGAACTGCGAATACTGCTCGAATTACAGGGCCTTCGGCGGATACTCGAAGACGACACGTTGCGCCATGACCGGGATATTCTCGAACCCGAACTCGACCGGTGGTACGCGTTGCGGGCGCACATCTTCGAGCCACACTCCGACTTCGTCACGCTCGACGAGGGATTTCATATCGCAGTGCTCGCGTCGGCCGGAAATCCGGCTCTGGTCGACGCTTTGGTGACCGTCAACGCAAAGATACGGCCCGTGCGGATGTTCGACCACCTGACACCGGGCCGGCTGGAAATCTCTGTCGAGGAACACATTCTGATTGCCGAGTTGATTCTCGACAACCAACTGACGGCGGCGTGCGACAAACTGCGTGCGCATATCGACGAATCGAAGGTGCTCGTAGTCGAACGCGCTCATCAGGCCCTGGCAATGGCGGGCCTGGCGAGCGCGGTCAGAAACTGA
- the urtE gene encoding urea ABC transporter ATP-binding subunit UrtE — protein MLEIRDIRAGYGRTEVIHGISLTVPRDGVAAVMGHNGAGKTTLLRSVVGLIKPTSGTILLGGEDITAMRPSARVARGLAYVPQGQQSFGQLTTAENLQVVADGRKRGKALIAEALDMFPALTTLLERRAGLLSGGQRQQLAIARALITEPKILILDEPTEGIQPNVVAEIERTIMDLTRRGDLGVLLVEQHIGFALQSAQHYSVLAAGHVTSTGTGGTESTDAVRRAMAI, from the coding sequence ATGCTGGAAATAAGGGATATCCGAGCCGGATACGGTCGGACCGAAGTCATTCACGGGATCTCACTGACCGTCCCACGTGACGGGGTCGCCGCGGTTATGGGCCACAACGGAGCCGGCAAGACGACGCTCCTGCGATCTGTTGTCGGGCTGATCAAGCCGACCAGCGGAACCATCCTCCTGGGCGGCGAGGACATCACCGCAATGCGCCCCAGCGCTCGCGTGGCCCGCGGCCTTGCCTACGTCCCGCAGGGACAACAGTCATTCGGGCAGCTGACCACCGCTGAGAATCTTCAAGTGGTGGCCGATGGCCGCAAACGCGGAAAGGCACTCATCGCAGAAGCATTGGACATGTTTCCTGCGCTGACCACATTGCTCGAGCGCCGCGCCGGACTCCTCTCCGGCGGACAACGCCAACAACTAGCCATCGCCCGCGCCCTCATCACCGAACCGAAGATCCTCATCCTCGACGAACCCACCGAAGGCATTCAGCCCAACGTCGTCGCCGAGATCGAACGCACCATCATGGATCTGACGCGTCGGGGCGATCTCGGTGTTCTCCTCGTCGAACAACACATCGGATTTGCGCTCCAGTCTGCGCAGCACTACAGCGTCCTCGCTGCCGGACACGTCACTTCCACCGGAACCGGCGGCACCGAGTCCACCGACGCCGTCCGACGAGCAATGGCCATCTGA
- the urtD gene encoding urea ABC transporter ATP-binding protein UrtD — translation MTNTTVTSQPAPVLGGNAGMSSEYLEVRNLSVSFDGFKAVDGVDLTLMQGDLRFLIGPNGAGKTTLVDAITGLVPATGSITKSGEQLLGKKVHKIARLGVGRTFQTASVFEELTVLQNLDIAAGAGRSAWELLRTRKSVLPEIEEALETIGLEALRDTPAGILAHGQKQWLEIGMLLVQNCSVLLLDEPVAGMSLEEREETGNLLRRIGGARTVVVVEHDMDFMRAFATSVTVLAAGKVLAEGTVAQVQADPNVQAVYLGTAAAAPAGQE, via the coding sequence ATGACCAACACAACCGTCACCAGTCAACCCGCCCCCGTCCTCGGCGGCAACGCCGGAATGTCCTCCGAATACCTCGAGGTACGCAACCTCTCGGTCAGCTTCGACGGATTCAAAGCCGTCGACGGCGTCGACCTGACGCTGATGCAGGGCGACCTCCGATTCCTGATCGGTCCCAACGGCGCCGGCAAGACCACACTCGTCGACGCCATCACCGGGCTGGTACCCGCCACCGGTTCTATCACCAAATCCGGTGAACAGTTGCTGGGCAAGAAGGTTCACAAGATCGCCCGGCTCGGTGTCGGACGCACGTTCCAGACTGCCAGCGTGTTCGAAGAACTCACCGTCCTGCAAAACCTCGACATCGCGGCGGGCGCCGGCCGCTCGGCCTGGGAACTGTTGCGCACCCGCAAGTCCGTACTCCCCGAAATCGAAGAAGCCCTCGAGACGATCGGCCTCGAAGCGCTGCGTGACACGCCGGCCGGCATCTTGGCTCACGGACAAAAGCAGTGGCTCGAGATCGGAATGCTTCTGGTGCAAAACTGTTCGGTGCTGCTGCTCGACGAACCCGTTGCCGGAATGAGCCTCGAAGAACGCGAGGAGACCGGGAACCTCCTGCGTCGTATCGGCGGCGCTCGCACCGTCGTCGTGGTCGAGCACGATATGGATTTCATGCGAGCATTTGCCACCTCGGTCACCGTTCTCGCCGCCGGCAAGGTCCTCGCCGAAGGAACTGTCGCGCAGGTACAAGCAGATCCCAATGTCCAAGCGGTCTACCTCGGCACGGCAGCAGCTGCGCCGGCAGGTCAGGAGTGA
- the urtC gene encoding urea ABC transporter permease subunit UrtC: MSILSNSRIRVWGGFAVAAVILFAVAPAVLSDFRLSLLAKFLCFAIVAVGIGLAWGRGGMLTLGQGVFFGIGAYVMAMHLKIADAELKGDAVPDFMTIAGKTELPGYWQPFASPFVAIFAVLFLPAAVAFLLGLGVFKRRVKGAYFAILSQALAAAFAILLIGQQSIGGSNGLNRFRTFFGFNLNDPANKQMLFFIAAAILLASVALIRQLMNSRYGELLVAVRDQEERVRFLGYDPANIKLVAYVTAAFLAGIAGALFVPIVGIISPADVGIVPSIAFLIGVAIGGRATLLGPVLGAIGVAWAQSAFSEKLPSGWIYAQGLMFIIVVGFFPAGVAGLFALLRHRKKRNKSVPPTITKVTEPEAVEVSV; encoded by the coding sequence ATGAGCATCCTCAGCAATTCACGTATCCGGGTCTGGGGCGGATTCGCAGTTGCCGCGGTCATCTTGTTCGCGGTCGCCCCGGCAGTGCTCTCCGACTTCCGGCTGTCGTTGCTGGCCAAGTTCCTGTGCTTCGCAATCGTCGCAGTCGGAATCGGATTAGCCTGGGGCCGAGGAGGAATGCTCACCCTCGGGCAGGGTGTCTTCTTCGGAATCGGCGCCTATGTGATGGCAATGCATCTCAAGATCGCCGACGCCGAACTCAAAGGCGACGCGGTCCCCGACTTCATGACAATCGCCGGCAAGACCGAGCTACCCGGCTACTGGCAACCTTTCGCCTCTCCGTTCGTCGCGATCTTCGCGGTACTGTTCCTACCCGCTGCCGTGGCTTTTCTTCTCGGACTGGGCGTCTTCAAAAGGCGCGTCAAGGGCGCGTACTTCGCTATCCTCTCCCAGGCGCTGGCCGCGGCCTTCGCGATCCTGCTGATCGGTCAGCAATCCATCGGCGGCAGCAACGGACTGAACCGCTTCCGCACGTTCTTCGGCTTCAACCTCAACGACCCGGCAAACAAGCAGATGCTGTTCTTCATCGCCGCCGCAATCCTTCTCGCATCGGTGGCGCTGATCCGGCAGCTGATGAACTCCCGGTACGGCGAACTGCTTGTCGCCGTACGAGATCAGGAAGAGCGGGTCCGATTCCTCGGATACGATCCCGCCAACATCAAGCTGGTGGCCTACGTGACGGCCGCCTTCCTCGCCGGCATCGCCGGGGCACTGTTCGTTCCGATCGTGGGCATCATCTCCCCCGCCGACGTCGGGATCGTTCCGTCCATCGCCTTCCTCATCGGCGTCGCAATCGGTGGCCGCGCAACCCTACTCGGACCCGTACTCGGAGCCATCGGTGTCGCCTGGGCGCAGTCGGCCTTCTCCGAGAAGCTTCCGTCCGGCTGGATCTACGCCCAAGGCCTCATGTTCATCATCGTGGTCGGCTTCTTCCCCGCCGGAGTCGCCGGACTCTTTGCCCTACTACGACACCGCAAGAAGCGAAACAAGTCTGTTCCCCCGACAATCACGAAGGTCACCGAACCGGAAGCCGTGGAGGTGTCCGTATGA
- the urtB gene encoding urea ABC transporter permease subunit UrtB: MDVMIGQLFTGLSIGSILLLAALGLSLTFGQMGVINMAHGEFIMAGSYTAYVVQQVISNATGSLIVSLLVGFVVGGLMGVLLEVVLVSRMYHRPLDTLLVTFGVGLILQQLARDIFGAPAVNVIAPTWLSGGVEIFGAIVPRTRIFILVLSIAAVIAVSLALKQSSMGRRIRAVVQNRDLAETSGISSRRTDITTFFIGSGLAGVAGVALTLIGSTSPTIGQSYLIDAFLVVVVGGLGQMKGAVIAAFALGILNSFIEYSTTASIAKVIVFVIIVVFLQLRPQGLFAVKTRSLV, encoded by the coding sequence ATGGATGTAATGATCGGACAGCTGTTCACGGGTTTGAGTATCGGATCGATCCTGTTGTTGGCCGCACTGGGACTGTCACTGACGTTCGGGCAGATGGGCGTCATCAACATGGCGCACGGCGAGTTCATCATGGCCGGTTCGTACACCGCTTACGTAGTGCAGCAGGTTATTTCCAACGCCACCGGATCTTTGATCGTCTCTCTGCTGGTCGGTTTTGTCGTCGGCGGGCTGATGGGAGTCCTCCTGGAAGTGGTTCTGGTGTCGCGGATGTACCACCGACCACTCGATACGCTGCTGGTGACGTTCGGCGTCGGCCTGATCCTTCAACAACTGGCACGCGACATCTTCGGCGCACCCGCTGTCAATGTCATAGCGCCGACCTGGCTTTCAGGCGGAGTCGAAATCTTCGGCGCCATAGTTCCCCGTACCCGAATCTTCATTCTTGTACTCTCCATCGCCGCCGTCATCGCGGTGTCGCTGGCACTCAAGCAGTCATCCATGGGCCGCCGGATCCGTGCCGTGGTACAGAACCGCGACCTGGCGGAAACAAGCGGAATCTCTTCCCGCCGTACCGATATCACCACGTTCTTCATCGGGTCCGGCTTGGCCGGCGTGGCGGGTGTGGCATTGACGCTGATCGGCTCGACCAGTCCGACTATCGGGCAGTCCTATCTGATCGACGCATTCTTGGTAGTTGTCGTCGGCGGGCTCGGGCAGATGAAGGGCGCGGTCATTGCCGCCTTCGCCCTGGGCATCCTGAACTCGTTCATCGAATATTCGACTACCGCATCGATCGCGAAGGTGATCGTCTTCGTCATCATCGTCGTGTTCCTCCAACTGCGTCCGCAGGGACTGTTTGCAGTCAAGACAAGGAGTCTCGTATGA
- the urtA gene encoding urea ABC transporter substrate-binding protein encodes MRTFSKRTLAAPAALAALGLVLTGCGSKASDTATGETTTTSCVDTAGDTIKVGSLNSLSGTMAISEVTVRDSIALAVQEINNSGGVLGKKVQIVAEDGASEPTVFAEKAEKLISSDCVAAVFGGWTSSSRKAMLPVFEDNNSLLYYPVQYEGLEDSKNIFYTGATTNQQIIPALDYLKEKGAKSLYLVGSDYVFPQTANRIIKAYAAANGMEIKGEDYTPLGSTDFSTIVNKVRTADADAVFNTLNGDSNVAFFREYTNVGLKPADMPVVSVSIAEEEVGGIGVQNVEGQLTAWNYYQTIDSPENNKFVAAYKAKYGQDKPTSDPMEAAYTSVYLWKNTVEKAKSFAVKDIQDNADGVTFDAPEGLVTIDGDNHHITKTARIGEIRSDGLIYTVWDSGQPIEPDPYLKNYPWAAGLGSSSK; translated from the coding sequence ATGCGAACTTTCTCGAAGCGCACCCTTGCCGCACCGGCCGCACTTGCCGCACTCGGATTGGTACTCACCGGTTGTGGAAGCAAAGCGAGCGACACCGCGACTGGTGAGACAACAACAACGTCGTGTGTCGACACCGCGGGTGACACGATCAAAGTTGGTTCCCTCAATTCATTGTCCGGCACGATGGCCATCAGTGAAGTGACAGTGCGTGATTCGATCGCCTTGGCAGTTCAAGAGATCAACAACTCCGGCGGTGTGCTGGGCAAGAAGGTTCAGATCGTCGCCGAAGACGGTGCATCCGAGCCGACCGTATTTGCCGAGAAGGCCGAGAAGCTCATCAGCAGTGACTGCGTCGCAGCAGTTTTCGGCGGTTGGACGTCGTCGAGCCGCAAGGCGATGCTTCCCGTATTCGAGGACAACAACTCACTCCTCTACTACCCCGTGCAGTACGAAGGTCTGGAAGATTCCAAGAACATCTTCTACACCGGCGCCACCACAAATCAGCAGATCATTCCGGCACTGGACTATCTCAAGGAGAAGGGCGCCAAGTCGCTGTATCTCGTTGGTAGCGACTACGTCTTCCCCCAGACAGCCAACCGCATCATCAAAGCATACGCAGCAGCCAACGGCATGGAGATCAAGGGTGAGGACTACACCCCTCTTGGATCAACAGACTTCTCGACCATCGTCAACAAGGTACGCACGGCTGACGCCGACGCCGTATTCAACACTCTCAACGGCGATTCCAACGTCGCGTTCTTCCGCGAGTACACCAACGTCGGATTGAAGCCGGCCGATATGCCCGTAGTCTCCGTCTCCATCGCGGAAGAAGAAGTGGGCGGCATCGGCGTGCAGAACGTCGAAGGTCAACTGACAGCATGGAATTACTACCAGACCATCGACAGCCCGGAGAACAACAAGTTCGTCGCGGCCTACAAGGCCAAGTACGGCCAGGACAAGCCCACGTCGGACCCGATGGAGGCCGCCTACACCTCGGTCTACCTGTGGAAGAACACAGTCGAGAAGGCTAAATCCTTTGCCGTCAAGGATATTCAGGACAACGCCGACGGAGTCACCTTCGACGCCCCCGAAGGCCTGGTCACCATCGACGGCGACAACCACCACATCACCAAAACCGCACGTATCGGCGAGATCCGCAGCGACGGACTGATTTACACCGTCTGGGATTCCGGACAGCCGATCGAACCCGATCCGTACCTGAAGAACTACCCCTGGGCCGCAGGTCTGGGTAGCAGCAGCAAGTAG
- a CDS encoding TetR/AcrR family transcriptional regulator, translating into MRSTRREEILAHAAKLFSERGISATTVRDIADEVGILSGSLYHYFDSKDAIANEIVVRFLDDLNIRYESSIESGGSARERLASMVSVSFATAVDHPYATEVYQGEAILSSQPDDAPITIAVRKAHDYWRTAIARGLADGEFRADIDPEQFHRLLRESVWSTVAQYRPQLAERSDELERNLITVFLDGFAARGDGSAPAPRVPVVSAQVDVPSEVSEVAELRSDVDELKSAIRDLGSVIRELQAQRPS; encoded by the coding sequence GTGCGATCGACCCGACGAGAAGAGATACTCGCTCACGCGGCCAAGTTGTTCAGTGAGCGAGGGATTTCGGCAACCACGGTCCGAGATATCGCGGACGAGGTCGGAATCTTGTCGGGCAGCCTCTATCACTACTTCGACTCGAAGGACGCCATCGCGAACGAGATAGTCGTCCGCTTTCTCGACGACCTCAATATTCGCTACGAATCGTCCATCGAATCCGGGGGATCGGCGCGCGAGCGGTTGGCGTCGATGGTTTCCGTCTCGTTTGCAACAGCGGTGGATCATCCGTATGCGACGGAGGTTTACCAGGGTGAGGCCATTCTCTCGTCTCAACCGGACGACGCTCCCATCACGATTGCTGTGCGGAAGGCTCACGACTACTGGCGCACGGCTATTGCTCGTGGACTGGCGGACGGGGAGTTTCGCGCCGACATCGATCCGGAACAGTTTCACAGGCTCTTGCGAGAGTCGGTGTGGTCGACCGTTGCGCAGTACCGTCCACAGTTGGCGGAACGTTCCGACGAGCTCGAGCGCAATCTGATCACCGTGTTCTTGGACGGCTTTGCAGCACGAGGTGACGGCAGTGCGCCGGCGCCTCGGGTGCCGGTGGTGTCTGCCCAGGTGGACGTGCCGTCGGAGGTCAGCGAGGTGGCCGAACTTCGTTCGGACGTGGACGAACTGAAGTCGGCGATCCGCGACCTCGGCTCCGTTATTCGCGAACTTCAAGCCCAGCGACCTAGCTGA